The following proteins are encoded in a genomic region of Periophthalmus magnuspinnatus isolate fPerMag1 chromosome 10, fPerMag1.2.pri, whole genome shotgun sequence:
- the nisch gene encoding nischarin isoform X2, which yields MEPALFAEDISERNVAIVGSELVENYTVYIIEVTDGLHRWTVKHRYSDFHELHEKLTAENKVDRRLLPPKKILGKNSKSLVERRQKDLEQYLQTLLLQFPQATPPPLSCFLHLQLYEINGITAALAEELFHKGEQLLQAGQVFSLRPLQLYSVTQQLRLAKPTCFTGDTKTDLGHILDFTCRLKYLKISGTREPVGSSNIQEKILPFDLSIFKSLLQIEICECSSQQISGLLSLRKTLATMSVHHSTDSMALVLVPEASEFPQWEPEGAVSVCPVTAVVPVWRSLTTLDLSHNNISAVDSSVKLIPKVEFLDLSHNQLTSVENLQHLYSLVHVDLSFNCLCSLDAAHTRLGNIKTLGLSGNQLSSLQGLSKLYSLVNLDLSRNQLAQLEEIRNIGSLPCLEKLNLTDNPMCIIPDYRTKVLAQFGDRAAEVCLDGKTTTEKELDTVEVLKAIQKAKEVKDRKNNSSSTEKKLPALPSQGNHW from the exons ATGGAACCTGCTCTATTCGCCGAAGACATATCCGAGAGGAACGTGGCAATTGTTGGCTCGGAGTTGGTGGAAAACTACACG GTTTACATTATTGAGGTGACTGATGGGTTGCACAGATGGACTGTCAAACACAGATACAGTGACTTTCACGAGCTCCACGAGAAG TTAACAGCAGAGAACAAAGTGGACAGGCGCCTGCTGCCCCCAAAGAAGATTTTGGGTAAAAATTCTAAAAGTTTGGTGGAACGTCGGCAGAAGGACCTGGAGCAGTATCTTCAGACTCTGTTACTGCAGTTTCCTCAGGCCACACCTCCTCCACTCTCATGCTTCCTGCACCTGCAGCTCTAT GAGATCAACGGGATCACAGCTGCGTTAGCAGAGGAGCTCTTTCACAAAG GTGAGCAGTTACTTCAGGCAGGACAGGTGTTCTCACTGCGCCCCTTACAGCTCTACTCAGTCACTCAGCAGCTGCGCCTGGCCAAACCCACCTGCTTCACTGGAGAtaccaaaacagacctgggacACATCCTGGACTTCACTTGCCGCCTCAAGTACCTCAAG ATCAGTGGCACCAGGGAGCCTGTTGGGAGCAGCAACATCCAGGAGAAAATCCTCCCGTTTGACCTGTCCATCTTCAAATCTCTGCTGCAGATAGAG ATATGTGAGTGCAGTTCGCAGCAGATCTCTGGTTTGTTGTCTCTGAGAAAAACTTTGGCCACGATGAGCGTCCACCATTCAACTGACTCCATGGCT ttGGTACTGGTGCCAGAGGCTAGTGAGTTCCCCCAGTGGGAGCCAGAGggtgctgtgtctgtgtgtcctgTGACTGCAGTGGTCCCTGTTTGGAGAAGTCTGACTACTTTAGACCTGAGCCACAACAACATCAGTGCAGTTGACTCCTCTGTG AAACTCATTCCCAAAGTGGAGTTTTTGGATCTGAGCCACAACCAGCTGACATCAGTTGAAAACCTCCAG CACCTGTACAGCCTGGTTCATGTGGATCTGTCCTTTAACTGTCTCTGCTCTCTGGATGCGGCGCACACTCGTCTGGGAAACATCAAAACTTTGGGTTTGTCCGGGAACCAGCTCAGCAGCCTTCAGGGCCTCAGCAAACTTTACTCTTTAGTCAATCTGGACCTCAGTCGCAACCAGCTCGCACAG ttgGAGGAGATCAGGAACATTGGGTCGTTGCCCTGCCTGGAAAAACTGAACCTGACAGACAATCCCATGTGCATCATCCCAGATTACAGGACCAAAGTGCTGGCACAGTTTGGGGACAGAGCGGCGGAG GTTTGTTTAGATGgaaaaactacaacagaaaagGAGCTTGACACAGTGGAGGTGCTAAAAGCCATTCAGAAAGCCAAAGAAGTGAAAGACcgcaaaaacaacagcagcagcactgaGAAAAAG CTGCCGGCCCTCCCCAGCCAAGGTAATCAT TGGTAA
- the nisch gene encoding nischarin isoform X3 yields MEPALFAEDISERNVAIVGSELVENYTVYIIEVTDGLHRWTVKHRYSDFHELHEKLTAENKVDRRLLPPKKILGKNSKSLVERRQKDLEQYLQTLLLQFPQATPPPLSCFLHLQLYEINGITAALAEELFHKGEQLLQAGQVFSLRPLQLYSVTQQLRLAKPTCFTGDTKTDLGHILDFTCRLKYLKISGTREPVGSSNIQEKILPFDLSIFKSLLQIEICECSSQQISGLLSLRKTLATMSVHHSTDSMALVLVPEASEFPQWEPEGAVSVCPVTAVVPVWRSLTTLDLSHNNISAVDSSVKLIPKVEFLDLSHNQLTSVENLQHLYSLVHVDLSFNCLCSLDAAHTRLGNIKTLGLSGNQLSSLQGLSKLYSLVNLDLSRNQLAQLEEIRNIGSLPCLEKLNLTDNPMCIIPDYRTKVLAQFGDRAAEVCLDGKTTTEKELDTVEVLKAIQKAKEVKDRKNNSSSTEKKW; encoded by the exons ATGGAACCTGCTCTATTCGCCGAAGACATATCCGAGAGGAACGTGGCAATTGTTGGCTCGGAGTTGGTGGAAAACTACACG GTTTACATTATTGAGGTGACTGATGGGTTGCACAGATGGACTGTCAAACACAGATACAGTGACTTTCACGAGCTCCACGAGAAG TTAACAGCAGAGAACAAAGTGGACAGGCGCCTGCTGCCCCCAAAGAAGATTTTGGGTAAAAATTCTAAAAGTTTGGTGGAACGTCGGCAGAAGGACCTGGAGCAGTATCTTCAGACTCTGTTACTGCAGTTTCCTCAGGCCACACCTCCTCCACTCTCATGCTTCCTGCACCTGCAGCTCTAT GAGATCAACGGGATCACAGCTGCGTTAGCAGAGGAGCTCTTTCACAAAG GTGAGCAGTTACTTCAGGCAGGACAGGTGTTCTCACTGCGCCCCTTACAGCTCTACTCAGTCACTCAGCAGCTGCGCCTGGCCAAACCCACCTGCTTCACTGGAGAtaccaaaacagacctgggacACATCCTGGACTTCACTTGCCGCCTCAAGTACCTCAAG ATCAGTGGCACCAGGGAGCCTGTTGGGAGCAGCAACATCCAGGAGAAAATCCTCCCGTTTGACCTGTCCATCTTCAAATCTCTGCTGCAGATAGAG ATATGTGAGTGCAGTTCGCAGCAGATCTCTGGTTTGTTGTCTCTGAGAAAAACTTTGGCCACGATGAGCGTCCACCATTCAACTGACTCCATGGCT ttGGTACTGGTGCCAGAGGCTAGTGAGTTCCCCCAGTGGGAGCCAGAGggtgctgtgtctgtgtgtcctgTGACTGCAGTGGTCCCTGTTTGGAGAAGTCTGACTACTTTAGACCTGAGCCACAACAACATCAGTGCAGTTGACTCCTCTGTG AAACTCATTCCCAAAGTGGAGTTTTTGGATCTGAGCCACAACCAGCTGACATCAGTTGAAAACCTCCAG CACCTGTACAGCCTGGTTCATGTGGATCTGTCCTTTAACTGTCTCTGCTCTCTGGATGCGGCGCACACTCGTCTGGGAAACATCAAAACTTTGGGTTTGTCCGGGAACCAGCTCAGCAGCCTTCAGGGCCTCAGCAAACTTTACTCTTTAGTCAATCTGGACCTCAGTCGCAACCAGCTCGCACAG ttgGAGGAGATCAGGAACATTGGGTCGTTGCCCTGCCTGGAAAAACTGAACCTGACAGACAATCCCATGTGCATCATCCCAGATTACAGGACCAAAGTGCTGGCACAGTTTGGGGACAGAGCGGCGGAG GTTTGTTTAGATGgaaaaactacaacagaaaagGAGCTTGACACAGTGGAGGTGCTAAAAGCCATTCAGAAAGCCAAAGAAGTGAAAGACcgcaaaaacaacagcagcagcactgaGAAAAAG TGGTAA